The bacterium genomic interval GTTGCCGCAGGACATGGTGGCTTTCGGGCAGGACCGCACCCTGCTCCGCTTCGAGACCGAGCAGATCGGCCCCGTGGAGTCGTTCAGCGCCGGCAACTTCACCGTGCCCGGCTACCTCACGATGTTCGTGTTCTTCGCCGCGGCCTTGGCCGCCGAGGCGATCACGAGGGAGCGGGAGAACCACACGATGGAGCGGCTCATGGCCAACGGTACGCGGCGAGAGTCGGTGGTGGCCGGAAAGTACCTGGGCTCCGTCTACCGGGGCGCGATGCAGCTCGCCGTGCTCTGGGGAGTCGGCCTCGTCGCCTTCCGCATAGACCTCGGTTTCTCCCCTGCCGCCGTCATCCTGATCTCCGTGCTGATGGTGCTCACCTCGGCCGCGTTCGGCGTGATGCTGGCAGCCCTGGTGCGCACACAGACCAGCGCCAACTCGGCGGCTGTGCTGGCGTCGCTGGTGCTCGCCCCCATCGGCGGCTGCTGGTGGCCCCTGTTCATCACGCCCGAGTGGATGCAGAGTCTCGCGAAAGTCACGCCGCACGGCTGGGCGAACTCGGCGTTCAACAAGCTGATGCTCTTCGGCGCCGAAGGAGGCGACGTGGTCCTGGAGATGGCGGCCTTGGCCACCTTCGGCGTGTGTTTCCTGGCCATCGCCTTCGTGCGCTTCCGCCTGTCACCCAGGGTGTCCTGACCACCGAATCCTCGACCACAAGCGGATTGCCATCTCAGCAGCACCCGTTTGCGGTTAGACGAGGGAGTGTCGTCAACGACCACTACGAGCCGGAACCTGCCCTTTCGTAGCCAACGGTTGTCTCGGTCGGCCTTGCTAGTCGGTTCGGTAGAGGTAGCGAATGTCCCAGAGACCGTAGAGGGTTGGTGTTGTGTTACCGAAGACGTTTCGCGTCGCTGTCAGACGCTCGGCCAGTGTCGTGTAGATGAGTGGCACGTTCTCGGCGATGATTTCCTGGGCTCGATGGTAGAGGTCCACACGCTTTTCACGATCCAGCTCCCGGCTGCCCTCGATGTAGAGGTCATCGATTGTCGCCTCCCATGCCGTCTCCGGTTGCGGTTGGTTGGGGTGCCACATGTGAAGCCCACCGCTGCTATGCCAGGTGTCGATCCCGCTGTAGGGGTCTGAACCACCGCTGAGGCCAATCACGACGGCCTCCCAGTCATAGGAATCGGTCAGCTGCTTGACGAGGTCACCGAAGGCGACCGGCCGGTAGTTCACCCTGAGACCTATCGCCTCCATGCCCTGTTGGATCAGTGTTGTGACCCTTTCGCGGACGCTGTTACCGGCGTTGGTCACCAGACTGAACTCGATGTCGTTGCCGTCGGTGTCCTCCCGTATGCCGTCGCCATTGGTATCGGTCCAACCGATGCTGTCGAGGATCTGGTTGGCCTTTGCGATGTCGTGCTCGTACCTGCGGACGTCCGGGTTGTGGAAGTCCCCGGCGGCGGGGCTTATCGGGGACCATTGCTCATAGGCGAGGCCATGCTGGATCCCGTCGATGATCGTGCGCTTATCGATGCTGTGGGCGACAGCTTGGCGGAACTGCTTGTTTCTGAACCATTCCAGCATTCTGGGCGCAACGTAAGGACCGCCGGTGTCCGGATCCGTGCCGGGGTTCATATTGAATACCAGGAACGTGGTGCCGAACCCGGGTCCTCGCCGGTGAATGGTGAAGTTCTGGCTCTCCTGGAGCGGCTCGAGTCGGGCAAACTCGTCACCGGATACACCGTGTACATCGGACTCGGCGGACAGGAAGCTAGCTAGCTCGCCCTCAAGGTCTGGAACTATGAGACGCACGACTTGATCGAGATAGGGAAGATTGTTCCCTGCTTCGTCTTTCATCCAGTAGTGCGGGTTGCGTTTGAGCACGACCCGGTCGCCGGGGCGGTATTCCTCGATGAGGAAGGGACCGGTCCCTATGACCTCTGCAGGGTGGGTGTCGATGTCCCAGGCTGAGGAGAAGGTGCCGTCGTCCACGTGTTTCTCAAGTATGTGCCGCGGGTAGATGGGTGTTCCCAGGGACCGGAGGAAGGGCGCGAACGGTCTGGGAAGAACGAACTCGACAGTGTGTGTGTCCAGTGCTTTGACAATCATCCTCGACTCCTCCCACGCGCCGCTCGCGGCGTCGAAGTGTCTGAATGTGAACACGGACCTCGCGCCAACAGGGATATCGTCGTTGTAAATGATGCGGTTGAACGTGAAGTCAACGTCTTGAGCGGTGAAGGGCTCTCCGTCATGCCAGGCCACGTCTGTACGGAGGTTGAAGGTCCACTTCAGACCGTCGTCCGACACCTCCCAAGCCTCAGTCAACCCCGGTTCCACCTGGTTGGTCAACCAAGACGTATCGGTCAGGCCCTCGAAAAGGTACCCGAGTATTCCTGTCGAGCCTGTGTCATTGGCGAGGGCCAGATTGAACGTGAGCGGCTCGGAAATGGTCGCTA includes:
- a CDS encoding ABC transporter permease, with amino-acid sequence MLRQSLIIAAKDTRVFLKDRLGLAFALLFPLIFVLAFSLALRNVGPGDERLSITVATQEEEGISHQIIEGLAEENTVDLIVMEYGKAVQATEDGDIGGFVAFPPDFTSSLVGGRPTKLEVVAQIGDPETEAALVGFANAVTAASSNTRTAVQAIVQIAGVEALPQDMVAFGQDRTLLRFETEQIGPVESFSAGNFTVPGYLTMFVFFAAALAAEAITRERENHTMERLMANGTRRESVVAGKYLGSVYRGAMQLAVLWGVGLVAFRIDLGFSPAAVILISVLMVLTSAAFGVMLAALVRTQTSANSAAVLASLVLAPIGGCWWPLFITPEWMQSLAKVTPHGWANSAFNKLMLFGAEGGDVVLEMAALATFGVCFLAIAFVRFRLSPRVS
- a CDS encoding ABC transporter substrate-binding protein; translated protein: MVVKPGDTLRKIAMEHLGDENRWPEIYAINEGVVQADGRALTDPDLIHIGWVLRINQAVGSDSRSELIARLHENAEHFEYSIGVPGGTLTIATISEPLTFNLALANDTGSTGILGYLFEGLTDTSWLTNQVEPGLTEAWEVSDDGLKWTFNLRTDVAWHDGEPFTAQDVDFTFNRIIYNDDIPVGARSVFTFRHFDAASGAWEESRMIVKALDTHTVEFVLPRPFAPFLRSLGTPIYPRHILEKHVDDGTFSSAWDIDTHPAEVIGTGPFLIEEYRPGDRVVLKRNPHYWMKDEAGNNLPYLDQVVRLIVPDLEGELASFLSAESDVHGVSGDEFARLEPLQESQNFTIHRRGPGFGTTFLVFNMNPGTDPDTGGPYVAPRMLEWFRNKQFRQAVAHSIDKRTIIDGIQHGLAYEQWSPISPAAGDFHNPDVRRYEHDIAKANQILDSIGWTDTNGDGIREDTDGNDIEFSLVTNAGNSVRERVTTLIQQGMEAIGLRVNYRPVAFGDLVKQLTDSYDWEAVVIGLSGGSDPYSGIDTWHSSGGLHMWHPNQPQPETAWEATIDDLYIEGSRELDREKRVDLYHRAQEIIAENVPLIYTTLAERLTATRNVFGNTTPTLYGLWDIRYLYRTD